Genomic DNA from Bacillus thuringiensis:
ATACACTTCTTTAACATGTGTTTCATAAAATATTAAGTATGCTTCTATTCAATTAATTGCAATTAATTTGAAAAGTTGGTGAGAATATGAGTAAATTTAATAAGTTTAATAAGTGTAATGACTTTCCTTTTCCATGTGCCTTTCCTCCTGCTGGACAAGGCCCAACAGGAGGAACAGGCCCAACTGGTCCAACTGGACCCGGTGGAACTGGAATAGGTGTAACCGGTCCGACTGGACCAACTGGACCACAAGGGGAACCTGGAGATATCGGTCCAACAGGCCCTCAAGGAGTACCCGGCATTCAAGGGGAACCTGGAGATCCTGGTCCAACGGGTCCGCAAGGCGTACCTGGTCTTCAGGGCGAACCTGGAGATCCTGGTCCAACAGGACCACAAGGCGTACAAGGCATTCAAGGGGTTCCTGGAGATCCTGGTCCAACAGGACCTCAAGGGATACCTGGGGAACTTGGTCCAACAGGTATCGGTGTAACAGGACCAACAGGTCCTTCTGGACCAGCGGGTGGACCTCCTGGACCGACTGGACCAACGGGACCTTCTGGACCAGCAGGTGGGCCTCCTGGACCAACGGGACCTTCTGGACCAACCGGACCAGCAGGTGGACCGACAGGACCAACGGGACCGACAGGACCTTCTGGACCAGCAGGTACTCCTGGTTTACAAGGACCTCCTGGAATTGATGGACCAACAGGACCTCAAGGTGTCCCTGGTTTACAAGGTCCTCCTGGAGAAGAAGGACCAACAGGACCTCAAGGTGTCCCTGGTTTACAAGGTCCTCCTGGGGAAGAAGGTCCAACAGGGCCCCAAGGTAATCCGGGCTTACAAGGTCCTCCTGGATCAGAGGGCCCAACAGGTTCAACAGGTCCAACAGGACCAACAGGGCCAACATTTCCAGATTCACGTCTCAATGGAAATAAAATCGTTACTACCCCTGAAATTATTCCAGCTGGAGCAGTAATTACTAACTATTCCCCAGGTTCTCAGTTTGGAAATATAGATTTTAATATTATAACGGGAGTAGTAACTATCACAATTGCAGGTGTCTACTATATGGAATGTGATATTTCTGTTGATCCATCATCAAATATACCAGCCTCATTTGGAATTGTGGCAAATAATGACCCTCTAAATGCATTTTACATGGGAAGTAGGACTGCTGGTAATGTAGTTTCACTTTCAGGAACACTCACATTAAATGTCGGTAGTACTTTACGAGTTCATAATGCTGGTACAACATCAGTAACTCTTACGCCACTTGGAGCATCCAGTCTTGGTCCATCCATACCAACTGTTAGTTTTATAGTATATAGAATCAGATAAACTAAGAACATTTATAAAAATCTAAAAAACACACCTTAGAAACCGTATTTAAACAGCATTGTAAATCGTTAATATGAAAAGGATTATCACTATTTTAGAGGTCAGAGAAAATCCTATCACTTTTATTATAAAACGAAACGACTCCTTATAACCTAATAAATGTAACAAAAGTTAAAAAAGACCATATCTAATTGATACGGTCTTTTTTTCGTTTTTATCTTCAATATTTTTCAAAGAATATTGAAACAATCTCATCATTAACTCTTATCGTTTTATAACTTCGCATTCACTACACTAGCCCTATAAACATAAATTATAATATGCCTGTTGTTGCTTTTGAATTTGTTGACAAATGCTTGTTTTTTAACAAGCATTTTTTTATTTTTTTTTTGAGAGTGAGTGCTAACTGCAAGTTTAAGTGCTAGACCCAATAAACTTTATGTAACTTAATCTCGTTTTTGATCTGTTCAGCTTAGCCATATTCCAATCCCCGCTGAAATCCACAATACTACTCGATTATTGCATTATAAAAAGCTTTACAAATATAGATAGGCCAAAATCTATATTTTTAGTTGTTAATATAAAAAAATTTTAAAAACCAATGGGTTATAGAACATGTAAAAAAAAGACGATTCCTTAAGGAATCGTCTTTTTTTTAAAATGAGATGGTTTTACAAACATGCTAAGATTTAGTGTTTTTTCATTTAATTCATAACAATAAGTATTCATAGCTAATTTTTTTAAGGTTTTGTCTTTATCTTTTAATCTAAATTTAGTTGTTTTTTGAAAACATAACGTTTTTAACATTTGGGAGAAGTAAAAATCATTAAATTAATAGACATATAGCTGTATCCCAATTTAACTTTATATAAACTAAGCTTAATAATTATATGGAAATAGCCCTAATAAATATTAAAATACACTTATTTTAAAAGTATTTCATAAAATATCAAGTATGTATCTATTCAATTAATTGCAATTAATTCGAAAAGTTGGTGAAAACATGAGCAAATTTAATAAGTTTAACAAATGTAATGATTTTCCTTTTCCTTGTGCCTTTCCTCCTGCTGGACAAGGCCCAACAGGCCCAACTGGACCCGGTGGAACAGGCCCAACTGGCCCAACTGGACCTAGTGGAACAGCAATAGGTGTAACAGGTCCAACCGGACCTCAAGGAATTCAAGGGCCTCCCGGAGAAGATGGACCAACTGGACCTCAAGGAGTTCAAGGTATTCAAGGAGAGCCAGGACCAGAAGGACCAACTGGACCTCAAGGGGTTCAAGGTATTCAAGGAGAACCAGGACCAGAAGGACCAACTGGACCTCAAGGAGTTCAAGGTATTCAAGGAGAGCCAGGACCAGAAGGACCAACTGGACCCCAAGGAGTTCAAGGTATTCAGGGAATTCAAGGAGAGGTAGGACCAACTGGACCGACTGGACCTATGTTACCTGGTGATAATATTTTTGTAGCAAATAGTTCTGCAACTATTACAACTGCACCATTTGATCCAGTCCCTATGGTTTCTACTATAACTATTAATGGTACTTCATTAACATTAGCCTCTCCAGGCGTTTCTGTATTAACAGCAGGAACTTACTATATAATTGCAAAATGTACTATACAAGCACCAGCAACTCTAGTCGCAGCTATTGCCCTTGCTGTAAATGGAGCGGCTATACCAAATACTAGTACTTTAACTGGCGTTGCATTTTCGCAACTTCCAATATTAGGAACTCTAATTACAACATTTGCAATTGTTAATATCCCAGCAAATGCGACTGTAACTGTCATTAACAACAGTAACAGCCCTGCTACATTTGGAAATGCTAGTTTGGCTATATATAGAATAGGTTAGTTAATAAGATTTTGTTGTAAAAATATGAAAAAATAATCTTATATCAATAGTTTCAAAAATCTATTTGAACTCAACCTAAATTTTTTTATTGAAAAATTTCGAAACAGGTCCCTTTAATAAATCCTTCAAGACTATCTTCACTATCTAAAAATAACGGTTAGACTAGTACAATTGTTATTCCAAATCAAGCAAATTAACCACCTTTTTCAAAAAGTATGTTTTAAAAATGCAATTAATCTAATATAAATATTAAAAATAGATATCAACATCATATTACCTATCAATCATTTTATTAAGTAAAGGTGGTAATCGAAATGATTAAACATTCTAAAATCACCTTATCCAATGGAAAAGAATATATTGTACCAATTCAGCCTAGCATTTTGCTTAAAAAGGAACTTGTAAATAATAATGGAGAAATTCACAATAAATTCATTATTATTCCACTAATAAATTTAGAAACAGAGAAAAAAATATATATAACTCTAAATCCTCAACATATAGTAACAATTGAAGAAATAAGCATAAAACTGAAAAACAATATCCCCTCAATATTCAAAATTGAAAAAATAATAAATGATTAGAACCTTTTATTAAAATTTACGTAAAATAATCTGAATTTAATATATGAATTAAGGTGAACATGGTATTTCTTTTTCACATAAAAAGCCTAGTAATTACTAGGCTTTTTATAATACTCCATTCGTTTCGCTAAATCCATTTTGATTTAACGCTGATAATATACTTGAAAACTTTGAAACTAAGAAAAAAGCAACAAATAAACATTATTATACTTTTACGGGAACTGCAGATAAAAACATGAAAGTTGATTTTAAAGACGTTTCTGCAAATGGTGATGTTTTTAAAATTACAGTGGGAGATATATCTTATTCATCAAAAATTGTATTTTCTCAAACTGTACATTTAAATGGTTTTTCATTTCCAATTAAAAAAGGACATAGCTATGAAATTAGAGTTAGAGTAAACACTTATAAAGATGGTGAATACATTTTAAAAATCAGATTCTTTTTCGATTTTTAAAAGTAAACTTTTCAATATTAGTTTACATTCATTTTCCCTAAATTATTGACTTCATACCTATTACCCTGATATTCTCAATTCGCACGACAAAAGTATACATTCAAAATACAGTAATAGGAATCTGAAGTGGATATTAAATGATATCCATAAAAAGAAAACTCCTACTTCCAAAACTCATACCATTTTTTATCATTACTTGATGCAATAATCTTCTTAACTTCCTGGACTTCTCTTATTGTTTGCATAAGCATTTCATCGCGACCATGGTTCTTCGCTATATCTTCGCTAGTATTCGTCGCTATAAGCGTTTGGGATTCCCATATCGTTTGTATAGCGCTCAATAACTCTGATTCTCTTTGTGCAAATCGCTTGTCTTGTTCAACTAAACGTTTGTTTAATTTTTTTAGTAATTCATTTTGCTTTTCAATGACTTCTTTTTGATCTTGAAGCATCGTCTGTAGCGTTGTAGCGTTGAAATCCGGTTCTTCATAGCGCTCAATTTCATGTCGCTCTAATGGCAATACCTCAACGCCTTGATTCCATGATACTATTTGTTTTGTGGCGTTTTCTAATGTCATGTCTGTGTCGTTCTTTAGATTAATAACCTTACGAAACACCATTACATCACTTTCTCTATACTTCCTATGCCCACGTTCATTCTTTATAAAAGTATAACCCTCTTTTTCTAGTACATCAGCATACTTACGTAATGTACTAGATTGGATACCTAATTGCTCTACCACGTCGCCAGGACTATATAGCGTCTTCATAGCGTCTCACCTCAAAAATATATTCGCTATAGCAATGATATACCCTTTTTCCTAATAATTCACGTATTACTTGTTTCGAATTCTTAATTCTCATAATTTTTACATGGGTAGTTTATATAGTTCATATTACAAACACAATCTTAAGAACACACATCAAAATCTTTTGTATTTATACAAAATTTTATCCCCAAAAATAATAGCAAGAATCCTTACTATATTAACCATTTATAAAATCATACATATCAATTTTTCATAGATTATGAAGATTTTTATACATAAATCAAATCTCCTAAAACAAGTTTCCCATTAATAAAAAAATTAATATCTTACTAATAGCTAATAACTAATTGATAAGATGGGGGATGTTTTTTTGTCTGAACGTTGTCTAAAATGCGGACATAGGCACTGTAACTGTAGATGTCATAAGGAATGCAAAATATATGAACAAAAAGTTATCATCGATGGAGTATCTAATATATTTTCACCAGCTTTCGGGAATTTTTATCAAACTAACTTTGTTACATTGGTTAATAATCAACCTGTACCTTGGAACTCTATCGGACAGATATCTGGTGGAATAAATTTAGATCCTGATGGAGTAACTATTCATGTTGTTCAAGCTGGTTCTTATTATATTGAATATTATGTAAGTTTAAATTATAATCCCGTCGATCCTGGCGGTGACAGAGATTTGGGATTATTCATAAATGAAATGGAGATTCCTAACAATCAAACTCGATTTGGGGTTACTAATAATGAAGCCGATCGTAATGTTTGTGCCACTGTTTCTGGTGGATCTATTGTATTTATCCCAGCTAATGCTACAGTTCAATTAAGAAACGTATTAGATACAGTTATAAACACTTGTAATAACCGAAAACTTGCAGCATCAATTAATTTGATTAAATTATCTTGATTTTTTA
This window encodes:
- a CDS encoding collagen-like protein, encoding MSKFNKFNKCNDFPFPCAFPPAGQGPTGGTGPTGPTGPGGTGIGVTGPTGPTGPQGEPGDIGPTGPQGVPGIQGEPGDPGPTGPQGVPGLQGEPGDPGPTGPQGVQGIQGVPGDPGPTGPQGIPGELGPTGIGVTGPTGPSGPAGGPPGPTGPTGPSGPAGGPPGPTGPSGPTGPAGGPTGPTGPTGPSGPAGTPGLQGPPGIDGPTGPQGVPGLQGPPGEEGPTGPQGVPGLQGPPGEEGPTGPQGNPGLQGPPGSEGPTGSTGPTGPTGPTFPDSRLNGNKIVTTPEIIPAGAVITNYSPGSQFGNIDFNIITGVVTITIAGVYYMECDISVDPSSNIPASFGIVANNDPLNAFYMGSRTAGNVVSLSGTLTLNVGSTLRVHNAGTTSVTLTPLGASSLGPSIPTVSFIVYRIR
- a CDS encoding collagen-like protein, which translates into the protein MSKFNKFNKCNDFPFPCAFPPAGQGPTGPTGPGGTGPTGPTGPSGTAIGVTGPTGPQGIQGPPGEDGPTGPQGVQGIQGEPGPEGPTGPQGVQGIQGEPGPEGPTGPQGVQGIQGEPGPEGPTGPQGVQGIQGIQGEVGPTGPTGPMLPGDNIFVANSSATITTAPFDPVPMVSTITINGTSLTLASPGVSVLTAGTYYIIAKCTIQAPATLVAAIALAVNGAAIPNTSTLTGVAFSQLPILGTLITTFAIVNIPANATVTVINNSNSPATFGNASLAIYRIG
- a CDS encoding DUF3967 domain-containing protein, with the translated sequence MKTLYSPGDVVEQLGIQSSTLRKYADVLEKEGYTFIKNERGHRKYRESDVMVFRKVINLKNDTDMTLENATKQIVSWNQGVEVLPLERHEIERYEEPDFNATTLQTMLQDQKEVIEKQNELLKKLNKRLVEQDKRFAQRESELLSAIQTIWESQTLIATNTSEDIAKNHGRDEMLMQTIREVQEVKKIIASSNDKKWYEFWK